One genomic segment of Pongo abelii isolate AG06213 chromosome 13, NHGRI_mPonAbe1-v2.0_pri, whole genome shotgun sequence includes these proteins:
- the NAIF1 gene encoding nuclear apoptosis-inducing factor 1, which yields MAVPAKKRKMNFSEREVEIIVEELELKKHLLVNHFNAGVPLAAKSAAWHGILRRVNAVATCRRELPEVKKKWSDLKTEVRRKVAQVRAAVEGGEAPGPTEEDGAGGPGTGGGSGGGGPAVAPVLLTPMQQRICNLLGEATIISLPSTAEIHPVALGPSATAAAATVTLTQIPTETTYHTLEEGVVEYCTAEAPPPLPPEAPVDMMAQHADTSVKPQALKSRIALNSAKLIQEQRVTNLHVKEIAQHLEQQNDLLQMIRRSQEVQACAQERQAQAMEGTQAALSVLIQVLRPMIKDFRRYLQSNTANPAPASDPGQVAQNGQPDSIIQ from the exons aTGGCCGTCCCAGCCAAGAAAAGGAAGATGAACTTCTCGGAGCGGGAGGTGGAGATCATCGTGGAGGAGCTGGAGCTGAAGAAGCACCTGCTGGTGAACCACTTCAACGCCGGGGTCCCCCTGGCCGCCAAGAGCGCGGCCTGGCACGGCATCCTGAGAAGGGTCAACGCCGTGGCCACCTGCCGCAGGGAGCTGCCTGAGGTCAAGAAGAAGTGGTCTGACCTCAAGACCGAGGTCCGTCGCAAGGTTGCCCAGGTCCGGGCCGCCGTGGAGGGTGGTGAGGCGCCGGGGCCCACTGAGGAGGACGGAGCTGGGGGGCCTGGGACAGGCGGTGGCAGTGGCGGCGGCGGCCCAGCTGTAGCCCCAGTGCTGCTGACCCCCATGCAACAACGTATCTGCAACCTGCTGGGCGAGGCCACCatcatcagcctgcccagcacCGCAGAGATCCACCCTGTGGCCCTCGGACCCTCGGCCACCGCAGCCGCAGCCACGGTCACCCTGACACAGA TCCCCACAGAGACCACCTATCACACGCTGGAGGAGGGCGTGGTGGAGTACTGCACGGCTGAGGCGCCCCCACCTCTGCCACCGGAGGCCCCTGTGGACATGATGGCCCAGCACGCAGACACGTCGGTCAAGCCGCAAGCGCTCAAGAGCCGCATTGCTCTCAACTCCGCCAAGCTGATACAGGAGCAGCGGGTCACCAACCTGCATGTGAAGGAGATCGCACAGCACCTGGAACAGCAGAACGACCTACTGCAGATGATCCGCCGCTCCCAGGAAGTGCAGGCCTGTGCCCAGGAGCGCCAGGCCCAGGCCATGGAGGGCACACAGGCTGCCCTGAGCGTCCTCATCCAGGTCCTCCGGCCTATGATCAAAGATTTCCGCCGCTACCTGCAGAGCAACACAGCTAACCCGGCCCCCGCCTCTGACCCTGGGCAGGTGGCCCAGAACGGGCAGCCAGACAGCATCATCCAGTGA